The nucleotide sequence GGCCTGCTGGGCAACTGCCATTCGTCCGGAACCGTTATTCTGGATGAGCTGGGCGAAGAACATATGCGTACTGGCAAGCCTATTGTCTATACATCGGCGGACAGTGTATTCCAGATTGCCTGTCACGAAGAAACCTTTGGTCTGGAGCGACTGTTAGAAATCTGCCAGATAGCCCGGGAGCTGCTCGACCCGTACAACATTGGTCGTGTTATTGCCCGCCCCTTTATTGGCGAAGGTTCCGGCGCATTCCAGCGTACAGGCAACCGCAGAGACTATTCGGTGGTTCCACCCGCCCCCACCTTGCTGGACCGACTGTCAGAAAGTGGTGGTGAAGTGATCAGTGTGGGCAAAATTGCTGACATCTTTGCGCACCAGGGGATTACCCGTAAAGTCAAAGCGACGGGTATTGAAGCGCTTTTTGATGTCACTCTGAAAGAAATGAAACAGGCACCTGAACAAAGCCTGGTATTTACCAATTTTGTTGACTTCGATTCAGCCTATGGCCATCGCCGCGACATTAAAGGCTATGCGGAAGCGCTTGAGGACTTTGACCAGCGCCTGCCGGAACTGATGGACGCCATGGAGGATGACGACCTGTTGTTTATCACGGCTGATCATGGTTGTGACCCCAGCTGGGAAGGCAGTGACCATACTCGTGAACATGTGCCGGTTTTGGTGTACGGCAAACGCATCAAGCCAGGTTCATTAGGTCACCGAACCAGTTTTGCTGATATGGGGCAGACCATCGCCCAATACTTCGGGCTGTCTGAACTGGACAGCGGCGAATCCTTTCTGGAGCAAATAGTATGAATCAGTTGGAACAACTGAAAGCCATGACCAAAGTGGTTGCGGATACCGGTGATATTGACGCCATCAAGCAGTATCGTCCGGTTGATGCCACCACCAATCCGTCCCTGATTCTGAAAGCCGCGCAACTGCCCCAGTATGCCAGTCTGTTTGACAGATCACTGGACTATGGTCGTCAGCAGGCGGGAGATAAAACGCAACAAATTGCGTCTGCCTGTGATTATCTGACCGTCAGTATCGGCAAGGAAATCCAGAACGTCGTGCCAGGCTTTATCTCCACCGAAGTAGATGCCCGCCTCTCTTTTGATACGCTGGAGACCGTGGACAAGGCATTGGAAATGCTGAACCTCTATGAACAGATCGGTGCCGACACCAGCCGGGTACTGATCAAGATAGCCTCTACCTGGGAAGGGATAAAAGCTGCAGAAATTCTTGAACAGCAAGGTATTCGCTGCAACCTGACTCTGTTGTTTCACTTTGCCCAGGCGGCCGCCTGTGCCGAGGCAGGTGTTTACCTGATTTCACCTTTTGTTGGCCGGATTCTGGACTGGTACAAAAAGCATGAAGGTGTTGAACACTATGCTCCGGAGAATGATCCGGGCGTGGTATCTGTCCACAATATCTTTAATTACTACAAGGCTCATGATTACAAAACCGTGGTCATGGGAGCGAGTTTCCGAAGTATTGATGAAATACGGCATTTGTCGGGTTGTGACTGCCTGACCATAAGCCCTGCACTTCTGAAAGAACTTGAACAGAGCGATGCACCTTTGCAACAGGTTCTGAGTTCCAGCACCGCACAAACCGATATTCCAAAAACCAGAATATCTGAATCAGAGTTTCGCTGGGCAATGAATGAGAACCCTATGGCCACTGAAAAGCTGGCAGAAGGTATTCGGAATTTTGCAGCTGACCAGAAACGGCTTGAACAAATGGTTTCAATGCAGATTTAAATATCCAGACTGATGACTCAGACTAATTAAATAATAGATTTAATGATTACTTAAAGTGACTATTAAACCTGGTAGTTAATATACCTGCTTTTTGTAAGA is from Endozoicomonas gorgoniicola and encodes:
- a CDS encoding phosphopentomutase, producing MKRATILVMDSFGIGASADAEKFGDVGSDTFGHIASASVNKRIGSGRQGALYLPNLLSLGLAEAARISTGKYPAGMGPVQNPKGAWACAAELSNGKDTPSGHWEMAGVPVMFEWGYFRDKTESFPEELLEAFIDKAGLPGLLGNCHSSGTVILDELGEEHMRTGKPIVYTSADSVFQIACHEETFGLERLLEICQIARELLDPYNIGRVIARPFIGEGSGAFQRTGNRRDYSVVPPAPTLLDRLSESGGEVISVGKIADIFAHQGITRKVKATGIEALFDVTLKEMKQAPEQSLVFTNFVDFDSAYGHRRDIKGYAEALEDFDQRLPELMDAMEDDDLLFITADHGCDPSWEGSDHTREHVPVLVYGKRIKPGSLGHRTSFADMGQTIAQYFGLSELDSGESFLEQIV
- the tal gene encoding transaldolase, which encodes MNQLEQLKAMTKVVADTGDIDAIKQYRPVDATTNPSLILKAAQLPQYASLFDRSLDYGRQQAGDKTQQIASACDYLTVSIGKEIQNVVPGFISTEVDARLSFDTLETVDKALEMLNLYEQIGADTSRVLIKIASTWEGIKAAEILEQQGIRCNLTLLFHFAQAAACAEAGVYLISPFVGRILDWYKKHEGVEHYAPENDPGVVSVHNIFNYYKAHDYKTVVMGASFRSIDEIRHLSGCDCLTISPALLKELEQSDAPLQQVLSSSTAQTDIPKTRISESEFRWAMNENPMATEKLAEGIRNFAADQKRLEQMVSMQI